ACAAGCGGATAGAAATAAATGAGTCGAGTACAAAGATCTGTGCTCATGCGGATGGTTGACTCTCATCTGCCTCATTTGGTTCATCATCTTTCGGTTGCGAGAGATTTTCGCAGCCGTCAAAATACTGCTTTGGCGCTTGCGAGTGCGACTGGAATTCTCTCTGCTTGGCGAATTTCAAATTTTAATGAGGAGGTTGCTTGAAAATACTCATGTATAAGAGCGGCGATCAGTTTTGCTGGTGATTAAAAATATCACGAATAACTGATCCATATCAGTTTATTTGATCGAATGCAGGGATTGAGATATAACTAATATATATTTGATTATTTATATATAAAACTTAAATTAATCAAAAAATCCTATTGCACTTGAACACTATGCGACACTGAGTCGTCGCCAATGCAGTAAATATGGCGCTACAGATAGCGCTGCCCCACTTACCTCGAATCCAGGGAGCACAGCCCTCCAAGCGGGCAAAGCTGGCTCATAGTCAAGCAGAGTCCTGAGGACCGTCGTCGGACCTGTTTTGAACTCTCTGGCCTCTTCACCCGGCTTCAATGCCGCATCACAACCTTGGGGATGCTGTTTTGAAAACCCCCTTGCTTGACAACGGGTTTGACAATTTCGGATATGCCAAAACATCTTCGCCGCGCTGGTGGTTGGGCGTAGTTCGCCCCTAATGGCGGGGGCGGCCTCTTTGTTCGAGCTTGCGCCGATTCACCAGTCCTGAGCCAAATAGGTGCGTTCCCTTCTTCGGCATGACCTGGACAAGCTGGTTCGTTTTGCACGGGTAGCCAAGAACATATCGGCGCAGGTTGGCCCGCTTCTCAAGTTCCCAGTGGCCGATCTGTCCAAGAACCCACGTCCCACCCCAACGCTCCTTGCGGCGCATGTTAACGTTATCGAAATAACCATCACCTTGCGTAATCTTGTCCCGCCAGTATTCCCCGATTTTTGTCGCTAGCCCTTGATCGTCCTTGACGTGTGAGCCATCAAAAAAAAGTACGAGATGGAGATGGTAGCCAGCTCTCGGTGTGAACTCGATTCGCCAGACGTAGCCTTTGAGATACCGGAACAAGTCTGGCTTGCCCTTCATATTTGCAAATAAGTGTTCGCGATCTTTCTGTACGACCTCAATAGGTACGCGAACAGCCCGTGGAACAGAGGAAACGACTCCATCAGAGAGATCAATATAACTGCATTCCCGATCTTTATTCACAAATACTTTAATTTGCTCAGGAAGAAATTTTCGTTCTTGATGGTAGAGGTCAAGCCGAATAACACAAAGCTGTGGGTAAGAGTTGAATAGCTTGAATTCCAGTTCATTAATTCGCTGAAGATTTTTATTGATCTTACTTTCCCAGCTTGCGATGGCTTTTCTGAGTTTAATTTTTACAGCTACTTCTCGCATCACTGCAACGAATTCATCAAAAATATCGGCAACAGTACTATTTTCTTTCACGGTTTCACAATAAACCAACCCAGCACAGCTCTTAATCATGTGTTGGTGGTACTGCTGGAAGAAGAAATTTAGTAGCGGATGATAGCTGTAACCAATGGTTTGAGTTTGTGCGTAGCGATGCAGGTTATGCAGATGCTTCCCAAGCTTCGAAATCTTCTTAACCTGATTGCCAAAGCTGTTTTTGTCTGATTTGTAGAAAGTATCATTTTTGTAGATAGTCATGCGCATGAAATCCATGATGTTTTCAATCCATTTGAAGTGGCTCGCGAAAAGCCACAAACTACCATCTGCGCTATGCAGCACATAGCTGTCAAAGGTATTTAAATTGTTCACAAAATTACCCTTTGCTGTTGTTTTTTGAATTGGTATTTATCTCAATAAAGCCAAAATCCACCAAAAATAAAGATACGTAGCGAAAGCTTGAGAAGCCCTCGTAAATAGGTGGAAATTGGCTTCTAAGGCGGGAGTGGGTATATCTCTAGAGCTTCCTGCATCACCCGAGCACCATCGGAATCGCTGGCAACTGCTCGAAGGCAGCCGCCACCAGATCAAGGGCGATAAAAACCCACGCCGGGCGGGTGCACCGAGGGCAATAGCATGGGCGGCAGCAACACCCGCGCCTCGCGTCCGTAACGAACAACGGAGACGCGTCCCTGTCCCGCCAAGACGGGCAGGGCCTGATCAAAGCGGGCCTTGGTCAGGCCCAGATTGACCGCGCTGAAGCGCAGCACCCTGAGTGGCCAATTCGCCTCCAGCAAAGGGTTCGCCATTGCGCGAAGCGCTTGCTCGATCTTGTTGGCGTCGTCCTCAGCCCGCGTCCGTTTGGGAGGCTCGTAGGTCAGATGCTGGAACGCGAGAACGCTCCAGCGACCGAGCCAGTCGGCGGTCTGCACCGTTTCGAGGGAGGCTTCGCCCTCGGGACCCTGCTCAAACACGTGCAACGTTCCGGCCAGCCGCAACAGGCGCTCCACATGACGGGAGCCGTACTCGGCATGCGGATGCCATTCGCCGCGAGGAGCGCAGAGGGCTCGAACATCGCGATCGACCGTATCGAGAAACTTCAGGGCATCGGGCGTCAGGCCGATACAAGGCAGCGCTTTCCTTTTTGCGCGTATGTTGCGCACCGTGATCGTCAGCAAATCGGTGATGCGCGCCCCATACCGTGCTGAAACGTGGTTGTGCGTCCGTGAGTGCGGTGCTAGCCTGTGCTCAGGCAAGTCGCCCGTGGCTGCGACCAAGAAGCGGTTCACAAGGCCAACCCCGCCCCTGCTTGCTCCCAATAACACACGATGAGCATCAAAAATCGCGGGTTGCTCCATGAGCAACATCACGAGTCTGTGTCCCGTGAGGGCCATGCGGCCCGTGGAAATCCGCGCGTTGCGGAGTGTGGTGCCGTCGAGCAGCTTGGCCAAGGTGGGGGATTCCCGCAGCAGGCGTTTGAGCTGCCCGGCCTCGTCGGTGAACAATCCCGCCATCGGCCACGCCTGGAGCGCAAGCAAGATGGCCTCGCGCGTTGCGTCTTCCAACAGAAGGCCGGGGTGCGTCTCCAGAGGCTCGGCTGCGAAGCCCTCGAGGAACCGCTCAACCGGCTCAATCAGGGTTCGAAAGACGCGAGTTTTGCCAGCCCCTGAAGGTGCTACCAACAGGAAGTTTGCCCCCAGAGGCATGGTCTTGCCGTCGGGCCAGGCGATGTCCGCGCAGCCCTGCGTTGCCAGCGCAGCGAATGCAAGAAGCTGTGGGCCAATGATCGACGAAGAAACGCCGCTCACGCCAAGTTCGTTTGCAAGCTGGCCAAGGGTGGCAGGAAGAGCGTGAGAGGGAAACGGGGGGAGAAAGGGCATGAAAGGTGCCATGGTCATTTGCCCTCCTTTTGCTTGTCGTTGACGAGCGCGGCGATGGCGTCGTCAGGCCAAAGCAAGCGTTTGTTGGGGTGCCGAAGTGGACGAGCGCCGTGGTGGGAACCGGTCGTGCAGTGACGCTTGCGCACGGATTGCGGTTGAACAAGGAAACTGGCGGCGAACTCTTCCGTGGTCAAGCGGTAGGGATCGGGCGAGCACTGCTGAGGCGGATGGATGGTCATGGAAACTCCAAATTTTGAGCGTGTCGTGCGCCTTGTTGGAGCCGGGGCTAGGTCACCCCCTTGAAGGAATTTCTGGCTCCGCGTCAAGACGTGGAGTCAGTATTGATTGCGGTTCGGAAGTTTCCCAGAGAAGGGGGGGCATAGGGTTCTATGATCCCTAAATTCTCGACGCGACTGCCCCTTTTGTAATCCTTGATCTACGCTGTTTTCGCACGACGCGCCTGCTCTTGAGCTGTGCGCTTTTCCTTCTTTTGGGGATCAATGAACTTTTGCAAGGCCTTGAAGCTATAGTTCTTCCAGCCCGTATCCCCAAGCTGTTGCAAATGTTCTCGCTCTGACCATCGCAGGCGAGAGTACGCGGGTTTACCATCGGATTGCTTTCTTTGGGCTAGCTTTTTCAGCATGTCATAGACCTCATACGGATCAAGAGGTCGCCTGGACTCTCTCTGGGCAATCCTGATCTCGTTCTCAATCAGGCAGACTCTCCCTGTGGAGCCCTTTCGGCTAACTCTGTCCGTACGACTCCGATCTTCATCCCGCTTCTCCAGTTCTTGCGCTCGCTCAACCAGCAAGATAGGAGCGGGGACCAAGGCGGCATCTTTTTTTGGCTCTTTAAAAAGACCGAGGAAATAGTCAAGCCAAGATGGTGATAGCGACTTAGGTTGGGAGGTATAGTATTCGTCGCACCAGATCACGAAACCCAAAGGTGTGCTTTCGGTGGGCGCTATTTCTGCTCCGTCGATGGAGTCCACCGTGTGGTCCTCGATCCATCGTTCCACCACGTCGCGTGCCTGGCGTAGCTGGTGAGGCGAAGCGGGCAAGTTCGGGTTCTTGAGTTGGCGCCCCGTTTTAGGGACTTTTCGGTGATTCGCGCTGGGAAGAATGCCGCTGACCAACATGGCACCCATTGGTATCGTCCACTGCTGGCGCCAGAAGAATTTCATGATCGTTTCATTGATCCGAGAGTACTCTTGTACTACTTTGTCTGCGGTGTGTTGAGTTTCCGTGCTCATTGGCGCTCCGATGTTTGCAAGCGATTTTCTATCTCGGCCTGCTCCAGCAACCTGGCCTCAATCTGGTCATGCCACTTGTGAAGCAGATCCAGGGGTCTGCGAAGGTAATGTTTTTCGGCAATGGCCGACGGTTTGCATCCTTGAATCTGGGCAGCCACGCCGACCGGAACTTCACACTACTCCGACAAGGTGTTGAACGCGCGGCGCAAGCCATGCAGGGTAACGTGAAGCAAGTCAGCTGCCTTCAGGGCTTTCACATGGGCAATGCGAGGTTCTGAGATTTTCCATCGGCAAAGGTCAGACTTGGGAGGACCCACGATGGCGGTTTCCACTGAATGTCGCGCCTGACAACCACGATCTCACGCCGTGCTGAAACCAAACATTGAACAAGATTTTGATCGATCAGCGCTATGAGGCGGTAGAAGTTCTTTCTATGTATTTTTCGGCTAGCGTCTGCGGAAAGACTTTTACATTCGGCCTCGTCGCGCAAGGTCTCTCTTGGGGATCGTAGATCGCATTGTCAAGTCCTCTCCATATCGAAAAACTCAACATTGAATCCATTCTCTAGCAGTTTTGCCCTGCTGCATCTCGACTTTGAGATGCAGCAGGGCAAAGACTGTCTCGCTCTTCAGGTCGTCTCTGATGTGACCTTTCAGAACTCGCTGACCAAACGGCGTCAATCGATCGAGAGTCTCGACGATTTCTCCTGCGAAGTACATGGCGGAAAACTCACGAAGGTCAAAATCGTTTCGACGAAGGTGATTGGTCTGTGCATGGTGCCGATGCGCGCTACGCGCTTGTTCATCTCCAGCTACGCGTGCTTGCAGCACGCTGTGGCGCTCGCCGCGTGGCCGTGGGTTCGTCGCCCCTCTGGCTGTTGGCCGGGTTTCCGTCTTTCCCCTCCTTCATCGCTGATCTCGTGACCGTAGCTGTCGGTGCTTGGCCGTCAAGGCGCGCAGGGCCGTGTCCTCGCCGGAGGTTGCGGGCGGCCCCAATCCCCCGCGCTTGGTGCCTTGACGGCTAGTTCTCGCCAGCCCGGCCTTTTATGGGCGATGAACTCAGGAAAGACGGCGGAAACGGCAACCAGCCCAGGTCACTGCGCCGAATTCACCGAAGCCAATACCGGACTCCGAATCTTGGAGTCCGGCTGGTGTGGGAACCACAGGAGAGCCGCGCGTGCAGATGCCGACACCTTGAAGCACTCCCCCTTTTCATCTCTTCATTCAACGTCCCGGTACGGGGTAGGAGATTTCAATATGAACACCGCTACCCTTCACGAAACCACTGCCATCGCCGCTGCTGCTCATGCTTCATGTACATGTCTTTCAACGTGTCACACGGCCGCGGGATAAGATGCCCAGATCGACATAGCGCGTCCCATGATGGCTGCTGCCGTCATACTGCAGACGAACGCCCCCGACCTCAAAAGTACCCAGGCGTTCCAAGGCAGAGGCTAATGCCGTGCTCGTCGCAGGTCCCGTCGTGGAGGCGAGGCCGCGCAGGGCCACCTGGGCGGCAAGGTAGCCTTCGAAGCCGAACGACGTGGCTCGCGCACCAGGGCTTGTTTGCAGCGCCTGGCGGTACTGCACCATGATCGGCAGGCGCCGGTCGTCGAGTTGTGGCACGACCTGGGTGAAGACAATGCCGTTGCTGCGATCACCCAGGCGGCGATGCAGTTGCTGAGGTTGCAGAAGCGAGACGCAATAGAGCGTGGAGGCCGGCAGGCCGGCCTCCAGCAGTGCTCCGACGACGGCGATGGCACCTTCGCCGCCGCCGGCCAACAGAACGGCCTGAGGACGGGCCTCGACCAGGCGCCGAGCCACCTCGCCCGAGTTCTTGCCGCTCAGATCGAAGCGCAATGACGCAAGCTCTTGCAGGCGGTGCTCCTGCGCAGTAGCGGAAAACTGGCGGGCGATGTCGTTGCCTGTCGGGTTGTCCATCGTGGCGATGGCGATCCGGCGCGTGCCGATGGTGTCGAGATGGCGCGCGATGTGCCGTACCTCGTCGCCAAAGCTTCCGATGACGAAGAAGACATAGCGGTGGTACCCGCGCTGGCTGTCGGCGCCGCTGCGTGCCCCGATCAGCGGAATACGCTGACGCTCGGCCCAGGGCATGAGCGCCGCCAGATTGGGTGCTCCTACCGGTGCCAGCAGGGCGACGGCGCCATGCTCGATCCGCAGCGCTTCGGCATTGGCGACGCTGCGTTGCGGGTCGTAGCCGTCGTCCAGCGACACCACGCGCACTGGGCGTCCGCCGATGCCACCGGCCGCATTGACGGCCGAGATGGCACCGTCGATCGCGGTCTTCATCTCCATAGCAGTGTCCGCGAAGATGCCGCTGGCCGGGTAGGTGTGGCCGAGCACGATGGCGGAAGAGGTCTGTGCGCGGACCAGCGGATGGCCGATCCCGCTGGCCGCGAAGGTGGCCGCGCACCGGAGCCAGTGCCGGCGGGTCGATCGCATGGGTTTCATCGTCATTCTCCAAAAAGGGGCGGCACCATTTGGGGGGCCGCGTACTTGCTCGATTGACTGTGACGACAGGCCGTTGCCGGCCTCCTTGATCGGACTAGAAGCGGTGGCGAATGCCGAAGCCGAAGCTGGTCCCGCTGGCCTTGACGATGGACGGCGGGGCCGGCAAGGTGCGGGTCTCTGTTCTGTCATTCATGACGACCGCATACAGGTCGGTGCGCTTGGAGAGATAGTGGTCATAGCCCAGGGTCAGTACCGCCCGCTTGACGTTGCCGCCCGCGGCCGTGCCGGGCACGGGCGTGGGTGTGTCGCTGGTCTTGCGCACCGCGTAGCCGGCCAGGAAGCGTCCGGTGCCCACGGGCATGGCGGCGCTGACCTCCATCACGCGATACCCGACGTCCTGGGGAGCGGCGTCGGTGCCGTTGTTCTGTATGCGGCCGACGTGCGCGAACAACTTCACGGCGCTGAAGTCGTAGGATCCGCCGAGCATCCAGGTCTTCACATGATTGGGGGTGGTGCCATCGGCGAAGGTCAACGGGGTTTTCTTGACCGACTGCCAGGCGAACGAGGCGGCCAGGGGCCCCTGGTCGTAGCTCAGCCGGGCGCCGGTGTTGCCGCCGCCCTGGCCCTCGGGCAGGCTGCGCGCCACGCTGAATCTCACGCCCGAGAGGCTTGGGCTGTCGTAGGTGGCCTGGTTGGTCCAGGCGGTGCCGCCCGCTTGCGGGCCACCGATGTGGGTGACCAGGTTCAGGGGACCGAACACCGTCGAATCCGCGAACGCGTTGGACGTGATCGAGTTGAGGAAAAGCAGCGTCGTGATGTTGCCGACTCGCAGGGTGCCCCAATCCCGGCTGGCGAGGCCGACCCAGCTGGAACGAGAAAAGAACGGGTCAGCCCCGACATTGACAGGTGGTCCGATCGCATCGCTGCGGCCCACTTCGCCGGTGTCGTTGCGGATGAACGCCGAGAGGTCGAAGATGGCGTTGAGGCCGCCGCCCAGGTCCTCGGTTCCCCGGAAGCCGAGATGGCTCGTCGACAGGCCGCCGCCATCCAGCCGGGTGACAGATTGATCGAGCGCGTTGACGCCGGTGGCAGCGCCCTTGAAGCGTCCGAGGGTGGCGTCGACGAGGCCGTACATGGTCACGCTGGACTGGGCCATGGCGAGGCCGCTGGTCGAAACCAGCAGCATTGCAGCGAGTGGGGTCTTGTAATTCACGGGGGTGTCTCCTGGGTTGGTAGATGAAAGAAAAGTCAGGGTTTCAGAAAAAGCCGCTCCCTGGCGTGAGTGCGGGGCACGCACGCCATGAGCGCGGAATGGTGGTCGGGGGGCGCGAGGCGCTCTAGGGACTCATGGCGAGTTCGCGCACAAGGCTTCGTCGAAGATCGCCACGGCGCGGGTCCAGCCGGCTGAGGCGCCGCGGATCTTCACGGGAAAGCAGCTGATGAAGAAGCCGTCGGCAGGCAGAGCTTCCAGGTTGTGCAATTTTTCCAGATGGCAATAGCCGATGTCGCGCCCGGCCTTGTGGCCCTCCCAGATCAATGAAGCATCGCCCGTCTCGGCGTACTTCTTTGCGGTGTAGGCAAAGGGCGCGTCCCAACTCCAGGCATCCGTGCCGGTGAGCCGCACGCCGCGCTCCAGCAGGTACAGCGTGGCCTCGTAGCCCATGCCGCAGCCAGCGCGGGTGTAGGCCGGCGTGCCGTAGGCGCTGCCCGCACGCGTGTTGACAACGACGATCTCTAGCGGCTGGAGGCGGTGCTCGATGCGATCGAGCTCGGCCTCGACATCGGCGGGCTGCACCACATAGCCATCGGGCAGATGGCGGAAATCCAGTTTCACCCCTGGCTGAAAGCACCAGTTCAGATCGACCTCGTCGATCGCAATGGCACGCTCGCCGCCATCCATGGTCGATGCGAAGTGCCAAGGCGCGTCAAGGTGGGTGCCGTTGTGGGTGTTGAGTTGCACATCCTCAACGGCCCAAGCCTCGCCGTCGGGCAGATCTTCGCGCTTGAGGCCGGGAAAGAACTGCGCCAGATCCCCGTAACTCATCTGATGATCGATGTACTGGATCTTCGGACCCAGGCCGGGGGGATCGGAGGGAATGTCATTCTCGAGATGCATCGAGATGTCGATGAAGCGGCGTTTCATGGTGGGACCTCAGGGTTGTTTCCAGCGAAGCAGGCGGCGCTCAGCCGCGCCGAGAAGCGCGTTGCTGGCGAAGCCGATCACACCGAGCAGGGCGACGCCCGCAAAGAGCTCTGCTGACCGGAAGGCGCGCGCCGCCTGCAGAATGGCCTGGCCCAGGCCCTGCTGGGACGCCAGCATCTCGCCGACGATCGCGAGAATCAGCGAGACGGTGAGCGACAGGCGCATGCCCGCCAGCGCATCGGGCAATGCATTGGGCAGACCGATCTTGAAGACGAAGGCCAGAGGCGACAGCCTCAACACGCGTCCAACTTCGTGCAACCTGGGCTCCATGGTGGCAAAGCCGTGGACAGTGGCCAGCAGGACCGGCCATACCGCACCGAAGGCAATCACCACCAGCACCATCGCCGGGGATAGGCCGATCAGGGCGATGGCGATCGGCATGATGGCGGAGGCTGGCAGCGGGCGGATCACCTCCAGCATAGGCTGCAGCCAGGCCCGTAGCGTGGCCGAGGTGCCGATCAACGCCCCCAGTGCGATACCGATCAGGGAGGCCAGGGCCCAGCCATAGGCCATGCGCTTGATCGTGCCCAAGGTAAGGCCGAACAGTTCCCCGTGCGACAGTCCTTGGACCAGCGCGTCAAATGTGGCCTGGGGGGCTGGCAGGAAGATCGGCGACACCCACTCACGGTTAGCCACAACGGCCCAGACGCCGAGCAGACCCAATGTGACGGCGATGCTGGACACGGCGGCGCTCCAGCGCGAGGATGTGCTGATCATGGCTGGTCTCCCGGGGCGCCGGAAAGCGAATGACGGAACCATCTGCGCTGCAGGCCGAGGAGCCCGGCGCTCACACCCCAGCCCAGCAGCCCGATCCACACCACGAGTGCGAACATCAGGTCTGGGCGCAAGCTCTGCTGCGCGCTCATCAAGGCATAACCCAGGCCTTGCGGGTTGGCGGCGATCTCGACCGTGACCCCGACCACCAGCGCGATGCCCACGCTCAGGCGAAAAGCCACGAAGATACGCGGCAGCGCCGCCGGAAGAACGATCTTGCCCACTCGCGCCAAGGGAGAGAAACCCAGGACTCGCGCCACCTCCAGCAGGCGCGGATCGACTTGCCGGATGGCCGCCTGGGTGAGAATCAGCATCGGCCAGAAGCAGGTGAAGGCGACAACGGCGATCTCCATCGCGGAACCGAACCCGAACATCAGCAATGACACGGGAATCAACGCTACCGAAGGCACCGGTCGCAGCAACTCCACGGACAGGGCCGAGGCTTGAGCCGCAGGGCGTGACAGGCCCAACCAAACGCCAGTCAGCAGGCCGAGTCCGCCGCCCAGGATCAGACCCGACAGGGCTGCCCACAAGGTCTGGCAGGAACCGAGCCAGATGCTCCCATCGACCAGCGCCTGCCACAGCGCCGCAGCCACCTGCGTGGGACGGGCCAGCGCATCGCTTTGCACGTCGCTGAGCCGCATGCCGGCCTCGGCCAGCGCCAGCAGCGACAGCGGGACGATCAGACCGCGTGCGTCAGGCTTCATGACGAGCCTCCAGCGGGGATGCGTGGCGCGGCTCCAGTGTCCTTTGGCAGCTCATGCGTGCGTTTCCTTGATGTAGTCAAAAGCCGAGCGGCGCAGGCGCAGGAACTCGGGGGCTTCGCGCGTGGCCAGCTGGTTGCGGGGCCGGTCGAGATGAACCGGGAATGTCTGCGCCAGGCTGGACTGCTCGCCCGGGTTCGTCCGCAGCGCGAGCACCGTGTCGCCCAGGTAGATGGCTTCTTCCAGGTCGTGCGTAATGAAGAGCACGGTGGTGCCCGCGGCCTCGACCAATTGCAGCATCTCGTCCTGCAAGGTCTGGCGCGTCATCGCATCGAGCGCACCGAAAGGCTCGTCCATCAACAGCACGGCCGGCTCTTGTGCCAGGCACCGGGCGATCTGCAGGCGCTGCTGCATGCCGCCCGACAGCTGTCCCGGGTACTTGTCGGTGTGTGCCGCCAATCCCACTTTACTCAGCAAGGCCTGGATGCGGTCGGCTCGCTCAACCTTCGGCACGCGGGCTGCCTCCAACGCCAGGCTGACATTGCCGGTCACCGTGCGCCACGGCAGCAGGGCCTTGGCGTAGTCCTGGAAAACAATGGCGACGTCCTGCGCGGGCCCGGTCACGGGCAGCCCATTGCGCCGCACCTGTCCTGCAGTGGGATGCACGAGGCCGGTCAGCAGACGCAGCAGCGTGGTCTTGCCGCAGCCCGAGGGGCCGATCACGCAGACGAACTCCCCGCGACGCATCGTGAAGCTGAGGCGGTTGATCACCCGGCGGCGTCCGAAATCCAATGCCACGTCGTCGAAGGCGATCAGGGGCTTGTCCGGGCTTTCCTGGACCAGGGCCAGGTGCTGGGGCGCCGTGCGCGTGTCGCGGGCGAGGGCAGCGGTCATGACTTTCTCACTTGGCGATCAGCGAGCCGACCGTCGGCCGCTTCTTCAGCATGTCCTGCTCACGCATCGTGTCGACCCAGAAGCGCAGGTGGCCGTCGGTCATGTCGCTTGCCAGCAGTGGCCAAGGCGTAGCCTGCAGCACGGGAGGCGGCACCTTGAAGTACTTGCCAAGGTCGGCGTAGGCCTCGCTGCGGTTGGCCTGGGCGTAGGCAACGGCGTCGGCGAGAGCATGGCGGAAGGCCTGTATGGCGGGGCCATTGCTGCTGGCCCATTTGCGCGTCGCGGTGTAGACAACGGTAGAGAAGCCGTTGGGCATCTCTGGCGCGAAGCCCTGCAGCGGTACGCCGATCCCGCCGGCACGCATGCGGCCGATGAACGGTTCGGCCGTCACCACGGCGTCGACGCCCCCGCCGCGCAGCACGTCAGGCATCTGCGGAAGAGACACTTCGATGAAGCTCACGAGCTTGGCATCGATGCCGTGCATGGACAGCCAGCGGCGCACGAGCACGTGCAGGGTTCCATTCAAGCCCGGTACACCGACCTTCTTTCCCACCAGATCCCGGGCCTCCCGGATGCCTGCATCCGATCGCACGACGACGCCGATGGAGTTCTTCGTGTTGTCGTAGAGCGATCCGCTGGCGAGGCCGACGAGGTCTAGCCCGCTGTCCGCGGCTTGGAGAAAGACAGCCGGCGTGGTGCCGCCGATCTGTACAGAGTTGGAGACCAGCGCGGGCGGTACGTTGGACGTCAGCGTGATGAGCTGGAGCTGAACGTCCAGGCCCCGTTTTTCGAAGAAGCCGCGCTCCTTGGCGATGAAGGCTGCCGCGAAATCGGGGACGGCGGTGTAGCCGAGCGTGATCTTGGTTTGGGCCAGTGCGGCGCCGCCAAGCAGTGATACGGCCAGGGCCAGGGTGCGAAGGAAGTCCATGTTGTCTCCTTGATGCAAGTCAATGGATGGCATGGCCGCGAGTGCGGCGAATGCCACGCTGACGTACTCACAGAGAGAGCTGCCTAGTGCCTGGTGCCGACGCGAGGGCAACCCTTTGCTTGTCGATCTGCCTATCCATGCCGCTGTGGCGTCCCAGGGGCGGCACAACGACAGCACTTGGATCACGCGTTGTCGACTGCAGCGCTACGAGACATCTCTC
This Variovorax terrae DNA region includes the following protein-coding sequences:
- a CDS encoding ABC transporter substrate-binding protein; the encoded protein is MDFLRTLALAVSLLGGAALAQTKITLGYTAVPDFAAAFIAKERGFFEKRGLDVQLQLITLTSNVPPALVSNSVQIGGTTPAVFLQAADSGLDLVGLASGSLYDNTKNSIGVVVRSDAGIREARDLVGKKVGVPGLNGTLHVLVRRWLSMHGIDAKLVSFIEVSLPQMPDVLRGGGVDAVVTAEPFIGRMRAGGIGVPLQGFAPEMPNGFSTVVYTATRKWASSNGPAIQAFRHALADAVAYAQANRSEAYADLGKYFKVPPPVLQATPWPLLASDMTDGHLRFWVDTMREQDMLKKRPTVGSLIAK